TCGTGTAGATAAATTTGTGATTGCGGCCTCTGAAGAAAACTCACTGGTAGAACCTAACTACGTAGATAAAAATGTGCTGACCCGCCTGGAATATGTATATGATAATACCATTAATCCTGCCGTGAACATCTGGCATGGTACAAGGTATAAGATCTATGGTGAGGCAATATCAAAAATTGCGGGTAATGTGAATAAGGCATTCAATGTTTCTGATCCTGCCAGCAAGGGCAGGTTTACATATAACATGGGGATCGATGCCCGTCACTATGAGTCTATCTACCGCAATTTTATCTGGGCCACCCGTTTCTCTGCTGACTTATCATGGGGTGACAGAAAGCTGCTGTATTATTTAGGTGGTACTGACAACTGGCTGATCCCTAAGATCAATACACTGACGCCGGTAGCAACAAATGCAAGTTATGCATACCAGACACTGGCGACACCGCTGCGTGGTTATAAGCAGAATGCCAGGAATGGTAATAATGTGATGGTGTTTAACTCCGAGTTGCGTTTGCCAGTGTTTGCGACATTCCTGCAAAGGCCGATTAACTCCGCTTTGTTAAGGAATTTCCAACTGGTACAGTTTATTGACATTGGAACGGCGTGGAATGGTAAGCTGAGCTTTAAGGATGCGAATTATACTTATTATAATGGTAGTGATGGAACAGTGACGGTGAAGGTGAAGGATGGTTTCCTGGGGCCGTTTGTGGCTGGATATGGATTTGGTGCGAGAACGACGATTGCGGGGTATTTCCTGAGGATAGATGCAGGATGGCCGGCTGTTGGGTTCTTTAGAGGGAAGCCGATCTGGTACTTCGGTATGGGGGTTGACTTCTAATCTTACTGATAATATTGCAAATAAAAACGCTTTTGCCTTCGGCAAAAGCGTTTTTATTTAGGCCCAGGCCAGTGGCTGCCTTAGAATATTAATGGAATGAAGATAATTAACCCAACCACGAAAGCGATGATGGCAGCAATCAGTACTGCACCTGCCGCCACATCCTTTATCCATTTCACACGGGGATGATAACCGGGAGCTACATGATCCATCACTTTCTCCAGGACCGTATTCAGCATTTCAGTGATCCAGACAATCCCCATTACTATCAGCAGGGCGATCCATTGCATGGCAGTGACATGATAATAGCAGCCAGCGGCCACGACGATGATCGTCGCAATAAAATGCAGCAGGGCATGTGGTTCAGAACGTACAAAGGCGATGATACCAGCAAATGCAAAACCAAAACTGCGCAGTCGTTTTTTGAGATAACTCATATGTTTAAAGCAATCTTATATCTGACCCTTCAACTCTTTCCATTTGATCTTACGGCTAAAGTACATTACAATGGCGAGTATAATGAATAATCCCAGGCTACCCATGAGCAAAGACAGGTCTTCTGCACGGAGAATGACATAAATAGCCCCATATAATGCAACTAATACGCCACCAATCCCAGCTCCCACACGGAAATTGCCAAAGATACCTGCGGTATATGCGGTGACAAGCACAATGGTCATACCACTCGCTACCAGGTAAGCAAGACCAAAATTCAGTTGTTCTGCAAGGGCGATTAATAAGGTATAGAAGAGTACAAGGGCAAACCCAATGAGTATATATTGTAAGGGGTGAACATACAGGCGCTTGAGTAATTCAATAAAATAGAAAACAAGGAATGAAAGGCCGATGATGAGGATAGCATATTTTACTGCGCGGGTAGATTGTTGATAGCCATCGACTGGCAGGAATAATTTGATCCCAAAATCATAGTTACGCAGGTTTACTTCATCTTTTGTGGTCATTGTCTGGGGGAAGTTGCGGTTCAGGTGAGAAACCTGCCAGGCAGCGGTAAAGCCCCTGGATGTAATATCGGATTTCACAGGCAGGAACTGGCCATCGAACTGGGGATTGGGCCAGTTGGAATTAATATTGACCTGGGTGGTTTTACCGACAGGGGAGAAATGCATTTGCCCGGAACCACGGAGATCAAGGTTAATAGAAAAACTACCTGCCATCCAGCCGCTATCTGTTTTCGTTAATGGGATCCGTGTTTGCATACCATTGTTGAAAACACTCTGGATGGTTACGCCAGGGGAGAAGAGATAGTCTTTGCCATTGAACTGCATATTGGGTTGGTTACTGATCCCTCTCATATCGCTGAGGCCAACGGCAATCACAGCTTCATTGACCAGTAATTTATCATCAGGAATATCTGTGACGAGCGGGGCAAAGTTGCCGCTGATCTGGAGATGTGAGCTGTATACAACGGTTTCATAGATGCCGCGGTGGCGCATTTCGGGCAACAGTTCTCCATTCACGTTCAGTTTATCGGGCAGGAAGAGTGCGTAGGCACGATGACCGGGGGTATCAACATAGGGAATGATGATAATAGGACCGGTGAGGGTTTGCGCATCGCCCCATTTGCTGCTGATTTCGGCAGTTGCTTCATTACTGCGTTGTTCTCTTTCTGAGATCAGGCCCATAATCATAGCAGTGGGAATAAGGAGCAGGAGTACGAGGACGCCGATGATGACCGCTTTGATGGCATAAGCGTATCGTTTCATAAAGGAAGGGTTTTCTTTGGAAAAGTCTTCCCCTGGGGCAGGAGTATAGTTCTCCTGTCCTGCATTTGCAAGATGTTGATGTTCCATGATGATATTCTTTTAAAGTGCTTTGTATTTCAAAGTATAGGGATAAAAAAAATTTATTCGATAGAGCGAATCATGCTTTCAAGAGCAGCGAGGTGGCCTTTGAAGGCTTTTTCACCTGCTTTGGTGATTTGATAAGTTGTATTTGTTTTGCGGCCAATGAATCCTTTGTGCACTTTGAGGAAAGCGTTTTCCTCGAGTGTGTTCAGGTGCGAGGCCAGGTTACCATCGGTGAGTTCCAGCATCTGTTTGAGATCGTTGAAACTGACTTCTTCATTGACCATAAGTATGCTCATGACACCAAGACGGATCCTGCTGTCGAAGATTTTATTCAGATTACCTATGGGATTGTTTATGGCCACTACTTACCAGGTTCTAAAAAGTTCAATAATTAAAGCAATAACAGGAGATGATTAGTCTTCTGAGTTACCATTGCGTTCATACTTCCACCACATCATCACACCGTATACAATGTGTAATACACCAAATCCGAAGGCCCAAAAATACAGCCCGCGGTGCAAATAGAAAACATTGATTATCCCCAGTATGATTTGAATGATCCCGAAGTATCTGATATCCCTGAATGTGTACTTGCTGGCGTTGACCAGTGCCAGTCCGTAAAAGAGGAGGCAGACAGGCGCCACGAGTATTTCAAGATTATTGTAGACCAACCCGGCGATGAAGGCAGCGCCGGCTACCATGGGGATAAGCCCACTATAGAGAACGTTGCGGGAGGTTTTATCCCAGATGGGGAGACCGTTTTTCCTGGCTTTGCGCCAGGTGAAGTAGGTACCGCCAGCGAGGGCAATGCCCATAACGATGATGCCGAGGATGGTGAGTTTTATTTTTAGTATGTTGAAATCCTGCCGGTTAAAGATACCGGAGGTTTCCCAGCGGATGTAGTAGTCACTGATCCAGATGTAGGCAAAGGCAGCACCTATGAGGCCGGAGATGCCAGCGCATACACCGCTTAAGCCGCTGAGAGAGAGGAAGCGGCTGCTGCGATCCATGATTCGCTTGATATCACTTAGGGTGTTTAGGTGTTGCTCATCGGTCATACTAAAGTACTTTGTAATTCAAAGTTAGTGTTTCGTGGGGAATTACAAAATATTTTTATTGGTGTTTGATTTAAAAAGTTGGCCCTGCGGAAAATCGCTTCGTGATTTTCCGCAGGGCCGGCAGGGGTTTTGAATACGCTGGCTCAGACCAGCGTATTCAAAACCCCTGTTGACACTCAGGCGATTGAATCTAAAACCTCAAGTATGGTATTGCAGGCGAATTTGATTTCGTCTGCTGTGATGATGAGGGGAGGCGCGATGCGCAGGCATTGCGGAGCGAAGAGGAACCAATCGGTCATGACACCTTTTTCTATGCAGGCATCGATGACTTTTTTGTTCGTAGCGAAGCTTTCCAGTTCTACGGCTATCATGAGGCCTTGTGAACGGATGGCTTTGATGCCAGGGTGTACAAGATATTCTTTAAAGAGGGCCTCTTTTGCTTTCACGGTGTCTGTCAGTTTTTCTTCGAGCAGGACTTTGAAACCCGCCATACCAGCAGCACAGATCACCGGGTGGCCACCGAAGGTGGTCATGTGTCCCAATACAGGATTATTGGTGAGGGTCCACATAATTTCCCTGTTAGCGATGAAAGCCCCCATTGGCATTCCGCCACCCAAAGCTTTACCTAATAAGAGGATGTCAGGCACAATACCGAACTGCTCAAAACCAAAGAGGGAGCCATTCCTGCCGAGTCCACACTGTATTTCATCCAGCACCAGCAAGGTGCCGGTTTGGGTACATTTTTCGCGCAGGGCCTTCATCCATTCCTGCGATGGAACGATTACCCCGGCTTCTGCCTGCACTGTTTCTGCGATTACGCAGGCTGTTCTTTCCGTGATGCGATCTATGGCTTCCCTGGTGTTGTATTTCAAATGCCGGATATCGGGTAATAAGGGGCGGTACGCATTTCGCCATTCTTCATCTCCCATGATACTCATAGCGCCCTGTGTAGAACCATGGTAGCTATTCTCAAAGGCGATAATTTCTGTTCTGCCCGTAGCCCGCTTTGCGAGTTTCATGGCCCCCTCTACTGCTTCGGAGCCTGAATTGGTAAAGTATACACTATCTAATGAAGAAGGTAGATGCTGCGTGAGCAGGGTAGCAAATGCTACCTGGGGCGACTGCACCAGCTCCCCATATACCAACAGGTGCATATAGGTGGCTGCCTGATCCTGTATGGCCTTTACTACTGCCGGATGG
This window of the Chitinophaga sancti genome carries:
- a CDS encoding diacylglycerol kinase family protein; its protein translation is MSYLKKRLRSFGFAFAGIIAFVRSEPHALLHFIATIIVVAAGCYYHVTAMQWIALLIVMGIVWITEMLNTVLEKVMDHVAPGYHPRVKWIKDVAAGAVLIAAIIAFVVGLIIFIPLIF
- a CDS encoding aspartate aminotransferase family protein yields the protein MNNRQLFLRHVAQLSDAPLGIEMVKASGMYMWDVDGNKLLDLIAGISVCNVGHCHPAVVKAIQDQAATYMHLLVYGELVQSPQVAFATLLTQHLPSSLDSVYFTNSGSEAVEGAMKLAKRATGRTEIIAFENSYHGSTQGAMSIMGDEEWRNAYRPLLPDIRHLKYNTREAIDRITERTACVIAETVQAEAGVIVPSQEWMKALREKCTQTGTLLVLDEIQCGLGRNGSLFGFEQFGIVPDILLLGKALGGGMPMGAFIANREIMWTLTNNPVLGHMTTFGGHPVICAAGMAGFKVLLEEKLTDTVKAKEALFKEYLVHPGIKAIRSQGLMIAVELESFATNKKVIDACIEKGVMTDWFLFAPQCLRIAPPLIITADEIKFACNTILEVLDSIA
- a CDS encoding winged helix-turn-helix domain-containing protein, whose product is MAINNPIGNLNKIFDSRIRLGVMSILMVNEEVSFNDLKQMLELTDGNLASHLNTLEENAFLKVHKGFIGRKTNTTYQITKAGEKAFKGHLAALESMIRSIE
- the creD gene encoding cell envelope integrity protein CreD, with amino-acid sequence MEHQHLANAGQENYTPAPGEDFSKENPSFMKRYAYAIKAVIIGVLVLLLLIPTAMIMGLISEREQRSNEATAEISSKWGDAQTLTGPIIIIPYVDTPGHRAYALFLPDKLNVNGELLPEMRHRGIYETVVYSSHLQISGNFAPLVTDIPDDKLLVNEAVIAVGLSDMRGISNQPNMQFNGKDYLFSPGVTIQSVFNNGMQTRIPLTKTDSGWMAGSFSINLDLRGSGQMHFSPVGKTTQVNINSNWPNPQFDGQFLPVKSDITSRGFTAAWQVSHLNRNFPQTMTTKDEVNLRNYDFGIKLFLPVDGYQQSTRAVKYAILIIGLSFLVFYFIELLKRLYVHPLQYILIGFALVLFYTLLIALAEQLNFGLAYLVASGMTIVLVTAYTAGIFGNFRVGAGIGGVLVALYGAIYVILRAEDLSLLMGSLGLFIILAIVMYFSRKIKWKELKGQI